In Nitrospirota bacterium, the genomic window TTAAGGGCGGCGTATGAGGCTTCAAAGGCAAGACACAGGGCTATGCTTTCCCGCATGGAACTGGCAGCATCCCAGTTAAATTACTCAATAAGCCAGCTTGCATCTGCAAAGGCAAGAGTTAAAGAATCGGAGGCAGTACTTGCCTACCACAAGGCAAGACTTAATGATACCACCATCACAACCCCTATTTCGGGAACAGTTGTCTTTAAGGCTATGGAATCAGGAGAGATGGTATCCTCGGGAGTTACCATCCTTACGGTTGTTGACCTTAATAACCTATGGGTCAGGACAGAAATAGAAGAGACCCTTATTGTTAGGATAAAACTTGGAGATAAGGCTATAATAAAGGTAGAGAGTATTCCTAACAGGATATTTGAAGGCAGGGTTAAAGAGATAGGAAGACATGCAGAATTTGCCACACAGAGGGATGTCACAAGGGGAAGACAGGATATAAAGACCTTCAGAGTGAAGATATACCTTGAAGATAAGGATATGATCTTAAAGCCAGGGATGACCGTATTAGTTGAAATACCATAAAAAAGTTGAAAGTTGAAAGTTGAAAAATGAAAGATGAAAGATATTCAATAGAGGTCTTGGAGACCACAAAGAAATTTGGCGAACTTATTGCTGTGGATAATGTGAGTTTTAAGGTAACAGAAGGGGAGTTTTTTGGGTTTCTTGGTCCAAACGGTGCAGGAAAGACCACCCTCATAAGGATGCTTACTACATTATTAAAACCAACCAGTGGTAAGGCTGTGGTTGCGGGCTATGATGTCATGAAAGAACCAGAGGCGGTTAGACATGAGATAGGGGTCGTTCCACAGACAATGACCAGCGACCTTGATCTCACAGGATATGAGAATATGGATATCTATGGAAGATTCTATAGAATCCCGAAGAAAATAAGGCACGAACGCATCTCATATCTCCTTGAACTCGTTGGTTTAAGTTCACGGGCAAATGACCTTGTCGCAACATATTCTGGAGGGATGAGAAGGAGGCTTGAGATAGCGAGGGTGATGGTTCACAGACCAAAGATACTTTTCCTCGATGAACCGACACTCGGTCTCGACCCACAGAGCAGACGGGTTGCCTGGGAACTTATCGAAAGGTTCAGAGAAGGCGACTCACTGAGCGTCTTCCTTACAACCCATTACATGGAAGAGGCAGAGACGCTCTGTGACAGGGTTGCGATAATAGATAAAGGAAAGATAATTGCTCTTGGCTCACCTGAAGAGCTAAAGACACAGATTCCTGGCAATGACATTATCTCCATTATAACCTCTGAAGTAACGGATGAACTCAATGAAAGAGTGAAAAACCTTCCATTTGTCCATAAGATAAATGCTGAAGAGACTACACTCAGGGTTTATGTTGATAACGGTGCACAGAATCTTCCAACACTCATAGAAGAGGTGAAATCTCTCGGCATAGAGGTGGTTTCAGCCTCCATCCATCAGCAGACACTCGAGGATGTCTTTATTCATTACACTGGCAGGGCGATCAGGGAAGAGGAGGCAAAAAAGGTGAGTTATTTCCTCGGTGCTGGCGTCCCACAGAAGTGGGGAAGGTAAGGATATAGATGGTAAGACTTTTAGCAGTTATAGAAAGGGACCTGAGAAAGTTCATGCGTAATCCAGTAGTCATTGCCATGAGTGTTATTATGCCCCTTATCTATCTCGTTATACTCGGTAATTCTTTTCAGGGAGAGGTAAAGAATCTTCCAGTAGCAGTCGTAAATCATGATACAGGTCATTATTCAAAGCGACTTATGGAGAACATGAGGACTGTGGAGGCAGGGATAAAGACATTTAAACTGTTCAAACTCAGCAATCAACAGGAAGCAGTTGAAGGGGTAAAGGGAGGACATTATAAGGCTGCTGTCACAATCCCTTCAGATCTCAGTCGCAGGGTTGCCATCAATGATCTTCCAGAGATAGGTCTCTTTCTTGACAATAGCGACAGTATATCAGCCGATGCCATAAATAGGGCAATGGCAGGCATTGTACAGGGCATAAAAATAGAGTACATCCCTGTCAGGGAACCGAGAACCGAGATATACCTGAGGAATCAAAACCTTTACCCGAAGGTGGATTATGACCAGTCCCTTATTCCTGGCGTTGTAGTAATGGCTATATTTCTCGGAACAATGACTACTGGTGTTTTCAATCTCGTCATGGACAGGTTTCTTGGAATGGATGAAAGTTATTTTCTTACTCCAATAACAAAAGGGGAAATTGTTGCAGGACTCATTGTAAGTGGGTTGATAATAACTACTATACTGGCTACCCTAGTCTTTGCTGTAAGTATGCTTATTACGGGTATCAGTCTTACTGGTGGAATAAAACAGTGTGGTTCCATTTTAATCGTAATAATCCTTACAACACTCGGACTTCTCAGCATGATGTTTCTCTTTCTCGGACGCGTCAGACATCCGAGGATTGTAGGGATATTCGGTGGATTTCTCAATGTAATCTTCTTCTTTCCGAGTGGAGCAGTCTATCCTGTAGAGAGTTTCCCAGCATGGCTTAAGGCATTTGCAACGGTTAACCCAGAGGCGTATGCCATAGACGCACTAAAAGCCATTATTTTCAAGGGTGCAAGCCTCCAGAGTATTACTGGCGATATTATCTTTCTTTCAATATTTACCTTATTAATGATGATTGCAGCAATAGTGACCTTTAAAAGGACACTGTAGAAGTGAGCTTGCCGAAGGAGTGAGCTTGCCGAACTTGGAAATAGTTCTTGCAACAAGGAATAAAAAGAAAATAGAAGAGATAAGAAGGATTCTTAAGGATATACCAATACCTATACTTTCTCTCGATGACTTTATAGGATGTCCAGATATAGAAGAAGACGCTGATACCTTTGAGGCAAACGCTGTTAAGAAGGCGGTATCTGTAACAAGATATACAGATAAACCTGCACTTGCCGATGATTCAGGTCTTGAGGTGTATGCACTAAAAGGGGCACCAGGCGTATCGTCAGCGAGATATGCCGGTAGAGGTGCGAATGACAGGGAAAACCTCGAAAAACTGCTACATGAGATGCATTCAATTGATGATGAGAGAAGGGGTGCAAGATTTGTTTGCTACGTGGCTCTGGCATACCCTGACGGTAGCGTGAATACATTTTATGGATACGCTGAAGGCAGGATAGGGAGAGAACCAAGAGGTGAGAATGGTTTTGGATATGATCCTGTATTTTATCCCGATGGATATGACAAGACATTTGCCGAAATGACCCCTGATGAGAAGGATTCTGTCAGCCATAGAGGAAAGGCACTTAGGAAGCTCTATCGGTATCTTAAAAGTATTATAAGAAAAACTAATATGGTAATTTTAATTTTTTTCTTGAAAAATTTTTTATTTCTGTCATAATTACTAAGATTTGGAGAAGTACTTAGGAATAATCTAACCCCTGCCATATAATTAACTGTTAATTTTGAAAGGCTATATATTTTTGTCTTTTTAATTTTAGAATTATCTCTGCGCCTGTCCTGATAACAGAGCAGGATTAGTTACTTAAGTAGTTGTAGAACCAGATCTTTAATTAGTTTATGGAGGAATAATATATGAGACTTGTATTACTTGGTGCGCCTGGGGCTGGGAAAGGGACTCAGGCAAAGAAACTTATAGAAAAATATGGAATTCCACAGATTTCAACGGGGGATATCCTGAGAAAGGCAGTAGCCGATGGCACACCACTGGGAAAAGAGGCAAAGTCCTATATGGATAAAGGTGAACTTGTTCCTGATAAGGTGGTCATAGGGCTAATCGAGGAAAGATTAAGTCAGGATGATTGTAAAAATGGCTATATCCTTGACGGATTTCCACGGAATACTCCACAGGCTGAGGTCCTCGATACTATGCTCTCTACATTGGGAAAGCCTCTTGATTTTGCCTTGAGTGTGGATGTCCGAAAGGATGACCTTCTGAAGAGACTCGCAGGGAGAAGAACCTGCAAAAACTGTCAGCAGATGTATAATATCTATTTTTCCCCACCAAAGAAAGAAAATATATGCGATAGATGTGGCGGTGAGCTTTACCAGAGAGACGATGACAGAGAAGAGACAATCAGGAAAAGGCTTGATGTATACGATGCTCAGACAGCACCTCTTATAGAGTATTACAAAAAGAAGGGGATACTTAAATCTGTTCTGGGCGTGGGAAATATAGATGAGATATTTAACAAGGTTTGTG contains:
- a CDS encoding ABC transporter permease, giving the protein MVRLLAVIERDLRKFMRNPVVIAMSVIMPLIYLVILGNSFQGEVKNLPVAVVNHDTGHYSKRLMENMRTVEAGIKTFKLFKLSNQQEAVEGVKGGHYKAAVTIPSDLSRRVAINDLPEIGLFLDNSDSISADAINRAMAGIVQGIKIEYIPVREPRTEIYLRNQNLYPKVDYDQSLIPGVVVMAIFLGTMTTGVFNLVMDRFLGMDESYFLTPITKGEIVAGLIVSGLIITTILATLVFAVSMLITGISLTGGIKQCGSILIVIILTTLGLLSMMFLFLGRVRHPRIVGIFGGFLNVIFFFPSGAVYPVESFPAWLKAFATVNPEAYAIDALKAIIFKGASLQSITGDIIFLSIFTLLMMIAAIVTFKRTL
- a CDS encoding XTP/dITP diphosphatase: MSLPNLEIVLATRNKKKIEEIRRILKDIPIPILSLDDFIGCPDIEEDADTFEANAVKKAVSVTRYTDKPALADDSGLEVYALKGAPGVSSARYAGRGANDRENLEKLLHEMHSIDDERRGARFVCYVALAYPDGSVNTFYGYAEGRIGREPRGENGFGYDPVFYPDGYDKTFAEMTPDEKDSVSHRGKALRKLYRYLKSIIRKTNMVILIFFLKNFLFLS
- a CDS encoding adenylate kinase; amino-acid sequence: MRLVLLGAPGAGKGTQAKKLIEKYGIPQISTGDILRKAVADGTPLGKEAKSYMDKGELVPDKVVIGLIEERLSQDDCKNGYILDGFPRNTPQAEVLDTMLSTLGKPLDFALSVDVRKDDLLKRLAGRRTCKNCQQMYNIYFSPPKKENICDRCGGELYQRDDDREETIRKRLDVYDAQTAPLIEYYKKKGILKSVLGVGNIDEIFNKVCAVLENK
- a CDS encoding ATP-binding cassette domain-containing protein — protein: MKDERYSIEVLETTKKFGELIAVDNVSFKVTEGEFFGFLGPNGAGKTTLIRMLTTLLKPTSGKAVVAGYDVMKEPEAVRHEIGVVPQTMTSDLDLTGYENMDIYGRFYRIPKKIRHERISYLLELVGLSSRANDLVATYSGGMRRRLEIARVMVHRPKILFLDEPTLGLDPQSRRVAWELIERFREGDSLSVFLTTHYMEEAETLCDRVAIIDKGKIIALGSPEELKTQIPGNDIISIITSEVTDELNERVKNLPFVHKINAEETTLRVYVDNGAQNLPTLIEEVKSLGIEVVSASIHQQTLEDVFIHYTGRAIREEEAKKVSYFLGAGVPQKWGR
- a CDS encoding HlyD family efflux transporter periplasmic adaptor subunit, producing MKKKVIVLSISFLIAVIILSFLLFRRDEKIKPIRTVGIVEATEVNLSSKVSGRIAEICCREGDTVKAGAVVIRIESDDLKALVEQAIASLEKARADAKSADAMIESSKAELNTAEADVKNAEAEVEKAKVQMEEAKRQMERITSLFKEELVSKADEDKAVTAFESLRAAYEASKARHRAMLSRMELAASQLNYSISQLASAKARVKESEAVLAYHKARLNDTTITTPISGTVVFKAMESGEMVSSGVTILTVVDLNNLWVRTEIEETLIVRIKLGDKAIIKVESIPNRIFEGRVKEIGRHAEFATQRDVTRGRQDIKTFRVKIYLEDKDMILKPGMTVLVEIP